A genomic window from Candidatus Binatia bacterium includes:
- a CDS encoding adenylate/guanylate cyclase domain-containing protein, which produces MTIAALLGVVLAVLRFIGIAPLALLDARAIDLRLLARGRQPGSPEAVIVAVDDASIAEIGRWPWPRATLARLLDKIEEGGPSVVGFDIVQSEATAAPDLTSLKGRVGDQALAEVSRALADGSPDDRALADSIAKSGNVVLGYFFDRGGSHSGGSNVAVASYAAVQSEAGESGETKILAAKTAVTNIPAIAAAAKSNGFFNSEPDPDGYYRRVPAVMSYGDRMALPLSLSMLQVVHPDWQARLRIVSLEAADVRLGPHEIPVREDGQMLLNFRGPGGTFRRVSAADLLAGRADPATLLGKAVIVGVTATAVADIRATPFDGIYPGVELHATVIDNVLRDDLLSQPRWIVLVEIGAILASVLVLGAALARVQGVAAALVALSLVVGYLGLSQWLFLAEGVPLGIVYPLVAIALVYMTISLHHFVTVEREKRRTREAFSRYLNPELARMVSENPDLLALGGTRRCLTVLFSDIRGFTSISEGLEPETLVEILNVYLGEMTGIVFEHEGTLDKYIGDAIMAVWGAPVECTDHAMRACAAALDMSTRLRQRSEEWTSRGWPRIEAGIGIHTGDMVSGNMGSASHLSYTVIGDNVNLGSRLEGLTKTYGVSLLVSEAVCEQAGDAFVTRELDVVAVKGKALPVRIFELVGRAADAASTSDLVTHFATALGLFRKREWARAEAAFMALLEAYPGDGPSNLYVKRCRIFASDPPPADWAGVTVMETK; this is translated from the coding sequence ATGACGATCGCAGCTCTGCTCGGGGTGGTGCTGGCGGTCCTCCGTTTCATCGGCATTGCGCCGCTGGCCCTTCTCGATGCCCGGGCCATCGACCTTCGCCTGCTGGCGCGCGGCCGCCAGCCCGGCTCACCCGAGGCAGTCATCGTTGCGGTCGACGACGCGAGCATCGCCGAGATCGGCCGCTGGCCCTGGCCCAGGGCGACGCTCGCGCGCCTGCTCGACAAGATCGAGGAGGGCGGCCCGTCGGTGGTCGGGTTCGACATCGTGCAGTCGGAAGCGACGGCGGCTCCCGACCTGACGTCCCTCAAAGGTCGCGTCGGCGACCAGGCGCTGGCCGAAGTCTCGCGGGCTCTTGCCGACGGCAGCCCCGACGACCGCGCGCTCGCCGATTCCATCGCCAAATCCGGCAACGTCGTGCTCGGCTATTTCTTCGATCGCGGCGGGAGCCACAGCGGCGGCAGCAATGTCGCCGTCGCCTCGTATGCTGCCGTGCAGTCCGAGGCGGGAGAGAGCGGAGAAACCAAGATCCTCGCGGCGAAGACGGCTGTCACGAACATCCCGGCAATCGCCGCTGCAGCGAAATCGAACGGCTTCTTCAACTCCGAACCTGACCCCGACGGGTATTACCGCCGCGTGCCTGCGGTCATGAGCTACGGCGACCGCATGGCGCTGCCGCTGTCGCTGTCGATGCTGCAGGTCGTGCACCCCGACTGGCAGGCGCGCCTTCGGATCGTGTCGCTCGAGGCCGCCGATGTGCGCCTCGGCCCCCACGAGATTCCCGTTCGCGAGGACGGCCAGATGTTGCTCAACTTCCGCGGCCCGGGCGGGACGTTTCGCCGCGTGTCTGCCGCGGACCTGCTGGCCGGCCGCGCCGATCCCGCCACCTTGCTCGGCAAAGCCGTCATCGTCGGCGTCACTGCCACTGCCGTCGCCGACATACGGGCCACGCCTTTCGACGGCATCTACCCCGGCGTCGAGCTGCACGCGACGGTCATCGACAACGTGCTGCGCGACGATCTTCTGAGCCAGCCGCGCTGGATCGTGCTCGTCGAGATCGGCGCGATCCTCGCGAGCGTGCTCGTCCTCGGCGCGGCGCTGGCGCGCGTGCAGGGCGTCGCGGCGGCGCTGGTCGCGCTGTCGCTGGTCGTCGGCTACCTCGGGCTGAGCCAGTGGCTGTTTCTCGCCGAGGGAGTGCCGCTCGGCATCGTCTATCCGCTGGTCGCGATCGCGCTCGTCTACATGACGATCAGCCTGCACCACTTCGTCACCGTCGAGCGCGAGAAACGCCGCACCCGCGAAGCGTTCAGCCGCTACCTCAACCCCGAGCTGGCGCGCATGGTCAGCGAAAATCCCGACCTGCTCGCGCTCGGCGGAACGCGCAGGTGCCTTACCGTGCTGTTCTCCGACATCCGCGGGTTCACGTCGATCTCCGAAGGACTGGAGCCGGAGACGCTCGTCGAGATCCTCAACGTCTATCTCGGGGAGATGACGGGGATCGTATTCGAGCACGAAGGAACTCTCGACAAGTACATCGGCGACGCGATCATGGCGGTGTGGGGCGCGCCGGTGGAATGCACCGACCACGCGATGCGCGCGTGCGCGGCGGCTCTCGACATGAGCACGCGCCTTCGCCAGCGCAGCGAAGAATGGACGTCGCGCGGATGGCCGCGCATCGAAGCCGGCATCGGCATCCACACGGGCGACATGGTCTCGGGCAACATGGGCTCGGCTTCCCACCTGAGCTACACCGTGATCGGCGACAACGTGAACCTCGGTTCGCGCCTGGAGGGGCTGACCAAGACGTACGGCGTGAGTCTGCTCGTGAGCGAGGCGGTGTGCGAGCAGGCCGGCGATGCGTTCGTGACGCGCGAGCTCGACGTCGTCGCCGTCAAGGGCAAGGCACTGCCGGTCCGGATTTTCGAATTGGTCGGACGCGCGGCCGACGCCGCAAGCACGAGCGACCTCGTCACGCACTTCGCGACCGCGCTCGGGCTGTTCCGCAAACGCGAATGGGCGCGCGCCGAAGCGGCATTCATGGCGCTGCTCGAAGCGTATCCCGGCGACGGCCCGAGCAACCTCTACGTCAAACGCTGCCGCATCTTCGCATCCGACCCACCCCCCGCCGACTGGGCCGGCGTAACGGTAATGGAAACGAAGTAG
- a CDS encoding tetratricopeptide repeat protein, with protein MPSTVMRRSPRRPVLRWQAPARRGLACAVLALAVAAPSFASEKGNAERLYTRGLAEMHAGHDAAALALFQQAVTADPKDVHALYYRALGYGHAGQYKEAAADLKIVVAAGDPTIYRDTLELGYAEYRLNHFDDAAAALQSAVQRPRAAGEATLLLGIVEIRRGNYAVARANLAKVEALDASLALQARYYQGLAAYRAGDEGTAVAEFTWVSQQPGGGPFPHEASAFLDAMRQNGAKRYRLYAGVALEYDSNVQLAPDSDSLSHGVYGISNKDDGRTVFTAGGKYSLLSTPSWNVAIGYDFLQSLHFDLDSFDVQSHQASVETSWVRGPLTLGMAGAFDYDMLDEKSLDVGGYLLPWARWDEGAFGHTEVYYRLRHRNFVEQPYSPVRDSLNNATGIRQYFSLGMPTRNIVIGYRFDSDEADHGSATAALNGHQYDYHGDQFEGGVQWDFGHDWFADAVYAYKLENYAHASGFVSLTGDSRDDDRHTVIARVEKRLNEYLWLNASYIFRFNSSDENSFQYTRHITSLGLEARY; from the coding sequence ATGCCCAGCACAGTGATGCGACGCAGTCCCCGCCGTCCCGTCCTTCGCTGGCAGGCGCCTGCCCGTCGCGGCCTTGCGTGCGCCGTGCTTGCGCTTGCCGTCGCTGCGCCGTCGTTCGCATCCGAGAAGGGCAACGCAGAGCGCCTCTACACGCGCGGCCTCGCCGAGATGCACGCGGGGCACGACGCCGCCGCACTCGCGCTGTTCCAGCAGGCCGTCACTGCCGATCCGAAGGACGTTCACGCGCTCTACTACCGCGCTCTCGGTTACGGGCACGCGGGTCAGTACAAGGAAGCAGCCGCCGACCTGAAGATCGTCGTCGCGGCCGGCGATCCGACGATCTACCGCGACACTCTCGAGCTGGGCTACGCCGAATACCGGCTCAACCATTTCGACGACGCCGCCGCTGCGCTGCAGTCCGCGGTCCAGCGGCCGCGCGCCGCGGGCGAAGCGACGCTGCTGCTCGGCATCGTCGAGATCCGCCGCGGCAACTACGCCGTCGCGCGCGCGAACCTGGCCAAAGTCGAAGCGCTCGATGCCTCGCTGGCCTTGCAGGCGCGCTACTACCAGGGCCTGGCGGCGTACCGCGCCGGCGACGAAGGCACGGCGGTCGCCGAGTTCACGTGGGTAAGCCAGCAGCCGGGCGGCGGGCCTTTTCCCCACGAAGCGTCCGCGTTCCTCGATGCGATGCGCCAGAACGGGGCCAAGCGCTACCGTCTCTACGCTGGTGTCGCGCTCGAGTACGACAGCAACGTCCAGCTGGCCCCGGACAGCGACAGCCTCTCGCACGGCGTCTACGGGATCAGCAACAAGGACGACGGGCGCACGGTGTTCACCGCAGGCGGAAAGTACTCGCTGCTGTCGACGCCGTCATGGAACGTCGCGATCGGCTACGACTTCCTGCAGAGCCTGCACTTCGACCTCGACTCGTTCGACGTCCAGAGCCACCAGGCCAGCGTCGAGACGTCGTGGGTGCGCGGGCCCCTGACCCTCGGCATGGCGGGCGCGTTCGACTACGACATGCTCGACGAGAAGAGCCTCGACGTCGGCGGCTACTTGCTGCCGTGGGCGCGCTGGGACGAGGGTGCTTTCGGCCACACCGAGGTTTACTACCGGCTGCGGCACCGCAACTTCGTCGAGCAGCCATACAGTCCGGTGCGCGACTCGCTCAACAACGCAACCGGCATTCGCCAGTACTTCTCGCTCGGCATGCCCACCCGCAACATCGTGATCGGCTACCGCTTCGACTCCGACGAGGCCGATCACGGGTCGGCCACTGCGGCGCTGAACGGCCACCAATACGACTACCACGGCGACCAGTTCGAAGGCGGCGTGCAGTGGGACTTCGGCCACGACTGGTTCGCGGACGCAGTCTACGCGTACAAGCTCGAGAACTACGCACACGCCAGCGGCTTCGTTTCGCTGACCGGCGACAGCCGCGACGACGACCGCCACACGGTGATCGCACGCGTCGAGAAGAGACTGAACGAGTACCTGTGGCTCAACGCGTCGTACATCTTCCGGTTCAACTCGTCCGACGAGAATTCGTTCCAGTACACGCGCCACATCACGTCGCTCGGACTGGAGGCGAGGTACTGA
- a CDS encoding GlsB/YeaQ/YmgE family stress response membrane protein, whose product MFHVIWSVLVGFVVGLMARLLMPGADSMGFLATSIVGILGSVVGGFLGTVLKKPEPGSNFHPAGFVLSVVGAIVLLWALRMAH is encoded by the coding sequence ATGTTCCACGTGATCTGGTCCGTCCTCGTAGGGTTCGTCGTCGGTCTCATGGCCCGCCTGCTGATGCCCGGCGCCGACAGCATGGGGTTCCTCGCAACGTCCATTGTCGGAATTCTCGGCTCGGTGGTCGGAGGATTCCTCGGCACCGTGCTGAAAAAGCCGGAGCCGGGCTCGAATTTCCATCCTGCGGGATTCGTGCTGTCGGTCGTCGGCGCCATCGTGCTGCTATGGGCGTTGCGTATGGCGCACTGA
- a CDS encoding FecR family protein: MLRKALTTLLVAGLALAAAVADAADAGKIVTLEGTVEIGHGGAFAKAGVESVVETGDTIRTGTPGRARVLFIDDSVLNIADGSTLVVDETVFDPNKGSATTLLHLLGGKVRALVSDYYSGAQASYKIETTTAVAGVRGTEFVVAYNTKNQLSEVLGLGGTVEVHSPRDLKNHGVLVHDHQLTEVAKGKFPTPPRQITSDDDDYRRLMQGLSLPGAGDPESLILNDPTIGGKEVPLTDTPEGNGPITAGGLPTGPAGENPGGTFGPGAPDPDLPPDVPAKTGGDVLGQPQPVLNATGIDVHF; this comes from the coding sequence ATGCTGCGAAAGGCACTGACAACCCTGCTTGTCGCGGGCCTGGCGCTGGCGGCGGCAGTGGCCGACGCCGCGGACGCAGGCAAGATCGTCACGCTCGAGGGAACCGTCGAGATCGGCCACGGCGGCGCATTCGCGAAGGCCGGCGTCGAAAGTGTCGTCGAAACGGGCGACACGATTCGCACCGGCACTCCGGGCCGCGCCCGCGTGCTCTTCATCGACGACTCCGTGTTGAACATCGCCGACGGATCGACCCTCGTCGTCGACGAAACGGTGTTCGATCCGAACAAGGGAAGCGCGACGACGCTGCTGCACCTGCTCGGCGGCAAGGTGCGTGCGCTGGTCAGCGACTACTACTCGGGCGCGCAGGCGTCCTACAAGATCGAGACGACCACGGCGGTGGCCGGCGTGCGCGGCACCGAGTTCGTCGTCGCGTACAATACCAAGAACCAGCTGAGCGAAGTGCTCGGACTCGGCGGCACTGTCGAGGTGCACAGCCCGCGCGACCTCAAGAATCACGGCGTCCTGGTGCACGACCATCAGCTGACCGAAGTGGCCAAGGGAAAGTTCCCGACGCCTCCGCGCCAGATCACGAGCGACGACGACGATTACAGACGCCTGATGCAGGGCCTCTCGCTGCCTGGCGCCGGCGATCCGGAATCGCTGATCCTCAACGACCCGACGATCGGCGGCAAGGAAGTCCCGCTGACCGATACGCCCGAAGGAAACGGCCCGATCACGGCCGGAGGGCTGCCGACCGGACCGGCCGGCGAAAACCCCGGCGGCACGTTCGGGCCGGGAGCTCCCGATCCGGATCTTCCGCCCGATGTTCCCGCCAAGACCGGTGGCGACGTGCTCGGCCAGCCTCAGCCCGTGCTGAACGCGACCGGGATCGACGTGCATTTCTAA